In Thermodesulfobacteriota bacterium, the following are encoded in one genomic region:
- a CDS encoding AAA family ATPase has protein sequence MERALEKLRKIRAELKARYLERDEVIDGAFCALLTGSHLLLVGPPGTAKSQLANDVCRRIDGARYFQWLLTKFTTPEELFGAVSLKGLENDEYRRVTAGKLPEAHIAFLDEIFKASSSILNTLLTVMNERVFYNGTEKTTIPLITLFGASNELPSEEDELEALYDRFLLRYVVDYIKEDFRFLKMLNSGDGETGGLTITSSELESAAAGAREVPVPPNILKLISRIRKELAKKGMVPSDRRYKHSVSLLKARAFLEGRNAVSEDDLRLFENVLWREPGERAEIQSVIHQTLHGYKDRLRELLIQAKELEAYSRREWENEEMLIKANIEAQTKLKHIGSRLGELVEEYRERGKPTDEITQAKEEIESIQKEILNRLVSEEDEMA, from the coding sequence ATGGAAAGAGCTTTAGAAAAACTTCGCAAGATAAGGGCCGAGTTAAAGGCCCGCTACCTCGAAAGGGACGAGGTCATAGACGGCGCGTTCTGCGCCCTTCTCACCGGGAGCCACCTTCTCCTCGTGGGCCCTCCCGGCACGGCCAAGTCGCAGCTGGCGAACGACGTCTGCCGGAGGATCGATGGGGCGCGCTATTTCCAGTGGCTCCTCACAAAGTTCACGACGCCCGAGGAGCTCTTCGGCGCCGTCAGCCTGAAGGGCCTCGAGAACGACGAGTACAGGAGGGTAACGGCCGGCAAGCTCCCCGAGGCGCACATCGCGTTTCTCGACGAGATATTCAAGGCCAGCTCCTCTATCCTGAACACGCTGCTGACCGTAATGAACGAGCGCGTCTTCTATAACGGGACGGAGAAAACGACCATTCCGCTCATAACGCTCTTCGGCGCGAGCAACGAGCTCCCGTCCGAAGAGGACGAGCTCGAAGCCCTTTACGACAGGTTTTTGCTCCGCTACGTCGTCGATTACATAAAAGAGGATTTCAGGTTCCTCAAGATGCTGAACTCCGGGGACGGAGAAACGGGCGGCCTTACGATTACGTCGTCCGAGCTCGAATCCGCCGCCGCCGGGGCGCGCGAGGTCCCGGTCCCGCCCAACATCCTCAAGCTCATATCCCGCATACGTAAAGAGCTCGCGAAAAAGGGCATGGTCCCTTCCGACAGGAGATACAAGCACTCCGTCTCGCTCCTCAAGGCGAGGGCCTTTCTCGAAGGGAGGAATGCGGTATCCGAGGACGACCTCAGGCTCTTCGAAAACGTCCTCTGGAGAGAGCCCGGCGAAAGGGCCGAGATACAATCCGTCATCCACCAGACCCTCCACGGATACAAGGACAGGCTGAGGGAGCTCCTCATTCAGGCAAAGGAGCTCGAGGCCTATTCCAGGCGCGAGTGGGAAAACGAGGAGATGCTCATAAAGGCCAACATCGAGGCCCAGACCAAGCTCAAGCACATAGGCTCACGGCTGGGCGAGCTCGTCGAGGAATACCGCGAGCGCGGAAAGCCCACAGACGAAATCACGCAGGCGAAGGAAGAGATAGAAAGCATCCAGAAAGAGATACTCAACAGGCTCGTCTCCGAAGAAGACGAGATGGCGTGA
- a CDS encoding NADPH:quinone oxidoreductase family protein, which produces MRAVVLRKTGGPEVLSVTELNEPRPGRGEVLVSVSFAGVNYAEILSRKGLYGWAPKRPYILGMECSGVVEAVGEGAPASRIGERVMAGAKHGCYAGKIAVPGASAVPVPAGYSMEEGAAFLVNYMTAWMCLFRMARLSPGEKLLVTAAAGGVGTAAVKLASSAGAEVYGMAGSAEKCALVESLGAVKCFNYRKEDSFKELLAVTGGVDAVLEVVGGKVYRRSLDVLAPFGRVVVAGFAGLDLDRKNPLSWLRTWRDIPRADVGMMAERSIAVMSSHLGYLLDREPGIMTEVYAALEKFVLEKDIRPVVGKVFPLENAPEAHAYVESRKSTGKVLLKVGG; this is translated from the coding sequence ATGAGAGCCGTCGTACTGAGAAAGACCGGAGGGCCGGAGGTGCTTTCCGTTACGGAGCTAAACGAGCCCCGGCCCGGAAGGGGGGAAGTACTCGTCTCCGTTTCGTTCGCCGGCGTAAACTACGCCGAGATACTGTCGCGGAAGGGGCTTTACGGCTGGGCCCCGAAACGCCCTTACATACTCGGAATGGAATGCTCGGGCGTCGTAGAGGCGGTGGGGGAAGGGGCACCGGCTTCGCGCATCGGGGAGAGGGTTATGGCGGGCGCGAAGCACGGCTGCTACGCCGGGAAAATCGCCGTGCCCGGGGCGAGCGCAGTACCCGTACCGGCGGGGTATTCGATGGAAGAAGGCGCGGCCTTTTTAGTGAATTACATGACGGCGTGGATGTGCCTCTTCAGGATGGCGAGGCTGTCTCCCGGCGAGAAACTCCTCGTCACGGCCGCCGCCGGCGGGGTGGGGACGGCGGCGGTGAAGCTCGCGTCCTCGGCCGGGGCGGAGGTTTACGGCATGGCGGGGAGCGCGGAGAAGTGCGCGCTCGTCGAATCCCTCGGCGCTGTAAAGTGCTTTAACTACCGGAAGGAGGACTCTTTCAAGGAGCTCCTCGCCGTGACGGGCGGCGTGGACGCCGTGCTCGAAGTCGTGGGCGGGAAGGTGTACAGGCGGAGCCTCGACGTATTGGCCCCGTTCGGGAGGGTGGTCGTCGCGGGATTCGCGGGCCTCGACCTCGACAGGAAGAACCCGCTTTCGTGGTTAAGGACGTGGAGGGATATACCGCGCGCCGACGTGGGGATGATGGCCGAGAGGTCCATAGCAGTGATGTCGTCTCATCTCGGCTACCTCCTCGACAGGGAGCCGGGGATCATGACGGAGGTCTACGCAGCGCTCGAAAAATTCGTCCTGGAGAAAGATATAAGGCCGGTAGTCGGGAAGGTGTTCCCGCTCGAAAACGCCCCGGAAGCCCACGCGTACGTGGAATCGAGGAAGAGTACAGGGAAGGTGCTTCTTAAAGTCGGCGGATGA
- a CDS encoding general secretion pathway protein GspK translates to MRKERTALKNDVDINRGKSGAIPPGRDPEKGIVLVIVIIVIAILMILVTDLIYFTQIDSEISMNTRDEVKARYIAKSGVQVAAGAFSARALEELSAMMGSVGGSAGNDDGFWALSVPYFPVGQGSVSITITDERSKINLNSLVSSDSNIVDQQVLAELRELFRLLGVDTGKSERFLSSLVNWLDVPREGTVNDQDSAGANAEFYAGLQPAYRIKDGPLDTVEEIRMVDGMDDEFYNAIKDYVTVYPLDKKINFSTAPRVVMIAALKAATVPAIPGQGSQQDPIDDSTAEQIIDEIIEARKNDPIVDSKKVREIVRDVDPTSQIIAGLVGLGQGTGESEVFTVRSEGILGEASPTRRIIEAVIKKKRQGREFVVDIVTWKEL, encoded by the coding sequence ATGCGAAAGGAAAGAACGGCTTTGAAAAACGACGTCGATATAAACCGCGGAAAGAGCGGGGCTATTCCGCCCGGAAGGGACCCTGAAAAAGGCATAGTCCTCGTTATAGTCATAATAGTGATCGCCATACTCATGATACTTGTCACGGACCTCATCTACTTCACGCAGATAGACTCCGAAATCTCCATGAACACGAGGGACGAGGTCAAGGCGCGCTACATCGCCAAGTCCGGCGTCCAGGTCGCCGCCGGGGCTTTCAGCGCAAGGGCCCTCGAAGAGCTCTCCGCGATGATGGGCTCGGTGGGGGGCAGCGCCGGAAACGACGACGGGTTCTGGGCCCTCAGCGTACCCTACTTTCCCGTGGGCCAGGGGAGCGTCTCCATCACGATAACGGACGAGCGCTCGAAGATTAACCTGAACTCCCTCGTAAGCTCCGACTCCAACATAGTGGACCAGCAGGTGCTTGCCGAGCTCAGGGAGCTCTTCAGGCTTCTCGGAGTGGATACCGGCAAGTCCGAAAGGTTCCTTTCGAGCCTCGTTAACTGGCTCGACGTGCCAAGGGAAGGGACCGTAAACGACCAGGACTCCGCCGGGGCGAACGCGGAATTCTACGCCGGGCTCCAGCCCGCATACAGGATAAAGGACGGCCCTCTCGACACCGTCGAGGAAATCCGGATGGTGGACGGTATGGACGACGAGTTTTATAACGCCATAAAGGATTACGTCACCGTCTACCCGCTCGACAAGAAGATTAACTTCAGCACCGCGCCCCGGGTCGTAATGATAGCCGCGCTCAAGGCCGCCACCGTGCCCGCCATCCCGGGCCAGGGATCGCAGCAGGACCCTATCGACGACAGCACCGCGGAGCAGATAATAGACGAAATAATCGAGGCGCGGAAAAACGACCCGATAGTAGACAGCAAGAAGGTAAGAGAGATAGTCCGCGACGTGGACCCGACGTCACAGATAATCGCCGGGCTCGTTGGCCTCGGGCAGGGAACGGGGGAGAGCGAGGTTTTCACCGTGAGGTCCGAGGGTATACTAGGAGAGGCGAGTCCGACGAGGAGAATCATCGAGGCCGTCATAAAGAAAAAACGACAGGGACGGGAATTCGTGGTAGACATAGTCACATGGAAAGAGCTTTAG
- a CDS encoding prepilin-type N-terminal cleavage/methylation domain-containing protein → MSRPTGKTVARGGRGSRGFTLLEVIIAVAIIGSSLAILLGAVNKNLLMASQSKNITIASFLAQKKLGEIELIGLPDIGNQQGVFEEAPDFSWYLSVQPYNIEQLGADIRIVILTITWDEGNKEFTVGTAMSDYK, encoded by the coding sequence ATGTCCCGTCCTACAGGTAAAACAGTCGCGCGCGGCGGGCGTGGGAGCCGCGGCTTCACGCTTCTCGAAGTCATTATAGCCGTGGCGATAATAGGCTCGTCGCTCGCCATACTTCTCGGTGCGGTAAACAAGAACCTCCTGATGGCTTCCCAGTCGAAGAACATCACGATAGCCTCGTTTCTCGCACAGAAAAAGCTCGGCGAAATAGAGCTCATAGGGCTTCCCGACATAGGCAACCAGCAAGGGGTCTTCGAAGAGGCGCCGGATTTCAGCTGGTACCTGTCCGTACAGCCCTACAACATCGAGCAGCTCGGGGCCGACATAAGAATAGTGATACTCACCATAACCTGGGACGAAGGGAACAAGGAGTTTACGGTTGGAACGGCAATGTCGGACTACAAATAA
- a CDS encoding prepilin-type N-terminal cleavage/methylation domain-containing protein, translating into MERQCRTTNKGFTLMEVLLAIFIGSIVLTALYASFFQIIKAKERIEEELDLYHEARVVMAKVTKDLAMAYPRGLVNSESTNITLPYFYGVQDGNFSRLIFTALSRSPAYGTRESDQTEISYYLLPVPDSDLFALMRRDNPTIENEEGGTQFPLSERVVGFRLTYFAGPNELGEIPEPTLEWNSNEMLSLPRAVNVEVVMRDPRGENVEFSSMITLPIVD; encoded by the coding sequence TTGGAACGGCAATGTCGGACTACAAATAAGGGTTTTACCCTTATGGAAGTCCTCCTGGCCATATTCATAGGGTCGATAGTGCTTACGGCGCTCTACGCCTCTTTCTTCCAGATAATAAAGGCGAAGGAGAGGATAGAAGAGGAGCTCGACCTCTACCACGAAGCGAGAGTGGTAATGGCCAAGGTAACGAAGGACCTGGCCATGGCCTATCCGCGGGGGCTCGTGAACTCCGAAAGTACGAATATAACGCTGCCATATTTTTACGGCGTCCAGGACGGGAATTTCAGCAGGCTTATCTTCACTGCCCTTTCGAGAAGCCCCGCTTACGGCACGAGGGAATCCGACCAGACCGAGATAAGCTACTATCTCCTCCCGGTGCCGGACTCGGATCTATTCGCGCTCATGAGGCGCGACAATCCGACTATAGAAAACGAGGAGGGAGGAACGCAGTTCCCCCTGTCCGAGCGCGTGGTCGGTTTCCGTTTGACTTACTTTGCCGGCCCGAACGAGCTCGGGGAGATTCCCGAGCCGACGCTCGAATGGAACTCCAACGAAATGCTGTCGCTGCCGAGGGCGGTGAACGTCGAGGTAGTGATGAGAGACCCCAGGGGCGAGAACGTGGAATTCAGCTCCATGATAACCTTACCGATAGTCGATTGA
- a CDS encoding acyl-CoA thioesterase — MQGQIEKEAVEVSNSELVFPTHTNHYGTIFGGRVLELMDMTAAMAAMRFAGEDTVTASIEAVDFKQPIKVGDIMEITARVIHTASTSMVVKVDVYKISKANPEKEFTCRGHVVFVAVDAEGKPIPVPKLKVVTEEDERNWKTGEKIKEISKERRNLHSDVL, encoded by the coding sequence ATGCAGGGACAGATCGAAAAAGAGGCCGTCGAGGTATCGAACTCGGAGCTCGTCTTCCCCACTCATACTAACCACTACGGGACCATATTCGGGGGCAGGGTGCTCGAGCTCATGGACATGACGGCGGCGATGGCGGCGATGAGGTTCGCCGGCGAGGATACCGTGACGGCGTCGATCGAAGCCGTCGATTTCAAGCAGCCCATTAAAGTCGGCGACATTATGGAAATAACGGCCCGGGTGATCCATACCGCGAGCACGTCGATGGTAGTGAAGGTGGACGTTTACAAGATAAGCAAGGCGAACCCGGAAAAGGAGTTTACGTGCAGGGGGCACGTCGTCTTCGTCGCCGTGGACGCCGAGGGGAAGCCGATACCGGTCCCGAAGCTCAAGGTCGTCACGGAAGAAGACGAGCGGAACTGGAAGACAGGCGAGAAGATAAAGGAGATCAGCAAGGAGAGGAGGAATCTCCACTCGGACGTCCTCTGA